A part of Ziziphus jujuba cultivar Dongzao chromosome 8, ASM3175591v1 genomic DNA contains:
- the LOC107414804 gene encoding protein PARALOG OF AIPP2 isoform X6: protein MLHKRKERTVEELYSATDVVMQPKITPVLRGSYRMQGPVDETDHDTQTNMVSFQSENKFDNCSMSRKVHMRGESGACNVCAAPCSSCMHFSRAIMGSKTDEYSDENCRVNIGSQYSVNGGDTSSSFKSKTCDSLQHTTSETSNLISVNSSHDSLSENADSKATLRSSNVADTLEVEMLPKLSSGGTTEEVELSPKPLCDIYSGAFTNKYEDPKGVEAHDDNISCVSRVNDAYASASNASRSVDRKNLSCSSASVSSLGPEESRKAHELVLSEVPPSKDVGAGISSPKEKKPSSYIQGKLPEGSLGHVDSSLVKDALADVVSDHKTVACKVTDPKKICLKAEAGNINDDGTPTNEVLKCSDQGQGEQEEKSSELGIGEPHLPSMSGDESDESDIVEHDVKVCDICGDAGREDMLAICSRCSDGAEHTYCMRKMLKSVPRGNWLCEECKFAEESSSQKQETEGKRMNKVSSSTHFSGKRIAENVEVAPAAKRQALEMSMGSPKASSPNRMGVLSRESSFKNLDKERVRSAQQTCLGNQSTNDMLETSRSSTAGPRLQTPKGTLLKSNSFNAGNSKPKVKLVDEVVPQKQKGAKEHTSLDIKERPSRMISKSMSFKSVNSSRSNVSDSKVKIISPKFSNVVDLKGLKQAKERNAFERKNLSKLDRPPVSSTTASSTASTLKADQASRVESSLVSHVSNNRDLKVVQCEGKPNISTKSTSNLARKTLETPIMSSVGASSTICGSATEQKLNQVSSKDEILPTYSSAIDKPSNNFDGTPPDGLPRLQETINQADKARESSVRPRPSAPVSPKVGDLDAAVPSVGKPMVKDFLGHASATLAFLSKFSPIPEYEYIWQGCFEVHRSGNILDLYGGIQAHLSTCASPRVLEMLHKFPQKLFLNEVPRMSTWPMQFHDGGAKEDNIALYFFAKDLESYERKYKSLLDGMIKNDLALKGNVEGVELLIFPSNQLPEKSQRWNMLFFLWGVFRTRRMHGPDSSKNVNIPSLDGISVEKHTPTAVMTLSENLCSPKRIDEESSSCGRNSNMFLTSNVPAQICAKVTVDCDEQKASPELTCLGLKANSVLKDSQLVSKSTSGVRLSEEMRCTSPSLQEVGLPKHGMGADVRPSLPAIGTHGSNMGEKMQLDRNYTSSLKTPLSNQEVVGVSGNVYEEKFSDSLGVSGSVGDMMPLDGVKRDGDQYKLEREVKEEDEHVNAEAALARDPMTKAVNCYQPSQRKRPHIDLMDTAPPASDLASQKMPWNGVNNMPIDGASIGKKPKTGSINMYEYSGRNSLGDGISSQGNDLGPCSLVEEKRCVESCDEKVIPEDFGTTERFFFPVDSRHVKVGDSFASRRSFSTGNEERSHDGFPNLELALGAETKPQNKGILPFFVGVVDKKNNQDKPPDKLIDDKEDDVSASLSLSLSFPFPDKEQPVKPVSKSEQLRAERRHVNTSLLLFGGFPEK, encoded by the exons ATGTTGCATAAACGGAAGGAACGGACAGTCGAAGAGCTCTACAGCGCAACGGACGTGGTTATGCAACCGAAG ATCACACCAGTTCTAAGAGGGAGTTATCGCATGCAAGGTCCTGTTGATGAGACTGATCATGATACTCAGACGAATATG GTGTCATTTCAATctgaaaacaaatttgataaCTGTTCCATGAGTCGTAAAGTTCATATGAGAGGTGAGTCTGGGGCCTGTAACGTCTGTGCTGCTCCCTGTTCATCGTGTATGCATTTCAGTCGAGCTATCATGGGGTCGAAGACTGATGAATATTCTGATGAGAACTGTCGTGTAAACATTGGTAGTCAGTATTCTGTCAATGGGGGTGATACTTCTTCGTCTTTTAAGAGTAAGACATGTGACAGCTTACAGCATACTACCAGTGAAACAAGTAACTTAATTAGTGTCAATTCTAGTCATGATTCTTTATCTGAAAATGCTGACAGCAAAGCAACCTTAAGGTCCTCTAATGTAGCTGATACTTTAGAAGTTGAAATGCTTCCTAAGTTGTCCTCTGGTGGAACCACTGAAGAGGTTGAACTTTCTCCTAAACCTCTGTGTGATATATATTCTGGTGCCTTCACAAATAAGTACGAGGATCCCAAAGGTGTAGAAGCTCATGATGataatatttcatgtgttaGTAGAGTCAATGATGCATATGCTTCAGCCAGCAATGCTAGCAGGAGTGTAGACAGGAAGAATTTGTCATGTAGTTCAGCTTCAGTTAGTAGTTTAGGCCCAGAAGAATCCAGAAAGGCACATGAGTTAGTCTTGTCGGAGGTGCCTCCTTCAAAAGATGTTGGTGCTGGCATTAGCTCGCCAAAG GAAAAGAAACCCTCTTCTTATATTCAGGGAAAACTGCCAGAAGGTTCACTTGGACATGTTGATTCTTCATTGGTGAAAGATGCATTAGCGGATGTTGTTTCTGACCACAAAACTGTTGCATGTAAGGTTACTGACCCTAAGAAAATTTGTCTAAAGGCGGAGGCAGGGAACATAAATGATGATGGGACTCCAACAAATGAAGTTTTGAAATGTTCGGATCAAGGACAAggtgaacaagaagaaaagtccaGTGAATTAGGCATTGGGGAGCCTCATTTGCCATCCATGTCTGGCGATGAAAGTGATGAATCTGACATTGTGGAGCATGAT GTAAAAGTATGTGATATTTGTGGAGATGCAGGACGAGAGGATATGCTTGCTATTTGTAGCCGCTGCAGTGATGGTGCAGAGCATAC CTATTGTATGCGGAAAATGCTTAAGTCTGTCCCTAGAGGTAACTGGCTGTGTGAGGAATGTAAGTTTGCTGAGGAAAGCAGTAGCCAGAAGCAAG AAACTGAGGGAAAAAGAATGAATAAAGTGAGTTCAAGCACACATTTCTCTGGTAAGAGGATTGCAGAAAATGTAGAAGTGGCTCCTGCTGCAAAAAGGCAGGCTCTTGAAATGAGCATGGGTTCACCCAAGGCATCTAGCCCCAACAGAATGGGTGTTCTATCCCGTGAGTCGTCATTCAAAAACTTAGATAAGGAGAGAGTTAGGTCAGCACAACAGACTTGTTTAGGGAATCAATCCACTAATGATATGTTGGAAACATCACGCTCTTCTACTGCTGGTCCAAGGCTTCAGACACCCAAGG GGACATTATTAAAGTCAAATTCCTTTAATGCCGGAAATTCCAAACCAAAAGTTAAGCTTGTGGATGAAGTTGTTCCGCAAAAGCAAAAGGGGGCTAAAGAGCATACTTCTCTCGATATCAAAGAGAGACCTTCCAGAATGATAAGCAAATCCATGTCATTTAAATCCGTGAACTCAAGCCGATCAAATGTATCTGATTCAAAAGTGAAAATAATCTCGCCCAAGTTTAGCAATGTTGTTGATCTTAAAGGACTGAAACAAGCAAAAGAGCGGAATGCATTTGAGAGGAAAAATTTGTCTAAACTAGATCGTCCTCCTGTTAGTTCAACTACAGCTAGTTCTACCGCTTCAACACTAAAGGCTGACCAAGCATCTCGTGTTGAATCCAGTTTGGTGTCACATGTAAGCAACAACCGGGATTTGAAGGTTGTTCAGTGTGAAGGAAAACCAAATATTTCTACAAAATCAACCAGCAACCTAGCTCGTAAAACTTTAGAAACTCCTATTATGTCATCAG TTGGAGCTTCATCTACCATATGCGGTTCTGCCACCGAACAGAAGCTGAACCAAGTTAGCTCTAAGGATGAAATCTTGCCCACTTATTCTTCGGCTATTGACAAACCATCAAATAATTTTGATGGAACTCCTCCAGATGGGTTACCTCGGTTGCAGGAAACAATAAATCAGGCTGATAAAGCCAGGGAAAGCTCTGTTCGCCCCAGGCCTAGTGCTCCAGTTAGTCCTAAAG TAGGGGACTTGGATGCGGCTGTTCCTTCTGTTGGGAAACCGATGGTGAAAGACTTCTTGGGTCATGCTTCAGCAACCTTGGCCTTTCTCTCAAAGTTTTCGCCCATTCCAGAATATGAATACATCTGGCA GGGGTGTTTTGAGGTACATAGAAGTGGTAATATTCTGGATTTATATGGTGGAATTCAAGCACATCTATCAACTTGTGCATCGCCTAGAGTTCTTGAGATGCTACACAAGTTTCCTCAGAAACTTTTCCTGAATGAAGTACCTCGCATGAGCACCTGGCCAATGCAGTTTCATGACGGTGGTGCTAAAGAAGACAACATTGCTCTTTACTTCTTTGCCAAAGATCTTGAGAG TTATGAGAGAAAGTACAAGAGCCTGTTGGATGGTAtgataaaaaatgatttagctCTCAAAGGAAATGTTGAGGGTGTTGAGCTTTTGATATTTCCATCCAATCAGCTTCCTGAGAAATCACAGC GTTGgaatatgttatttttccttTGGGGTGTCTTCCGGACGAGGAGGATGCATGGTCCAGATTCATCCAAGAACGTAAATATTCCCAGTTTGGATGGGATTTCAGTGGAAAAACATACCCCTACTGCTGTCATGACTTTATCGGAGAATCTATGTTCACCAAAGCGTATAGATGAAGAATCTTCTTCATGTGGCAGGAATTCTAATATGTTTTTAACTTCCAATGTGCCTGCCCAGATCTGTGCCAAAGTAACTGTGGATTGTGATGAACAAAAAGCTTCTCCAGAGCTGACGTGTTTGGGTTTGAAAGCGAATTCAGTGCTGAAAGATAGCCAACTGGTCTCCAAATCTACGAGCGGTGTGCGCTTGTCTGAAGAAATGAGATGCACCAGCCCTTCCTTG CAAGAAGTTGGTCTTCCAAAGCATGGAATGGGTGCAGATGTCAGACCATCCCTCCCAGCCATTGGAACACATGGCTCGAACATGGGTGAGAAGATGCAACTTGATAGAAATTATACTTCATCTTTGAAAACTCCTCTTTCCAATCAAGAGGTGGTAGGTGTTTCAGGGAATGTTTATGAGGAGAAATTTTCAGATTCCCTTGGTGTTTCGGGAAGTGTTGGTGATATGATGCCTCTGGATGGAGTGAAAAGAGATGGGGATCAGTATAAACTTGAAAGGGAAGTGAAGGAAGAAGATGAGCATGTGAATGCAGAGGCAGCTTTGGCAAGAGATCCAATGACCAAAGCAGTCAACTGTTATCAGCCTAGTCAGAGGAAACGTCCGCACATAGATCTTATGGATACAGCTCCACCCGCTTCTGATCTTGCAAGTCAGAAAATGCCTTGGAATGGAGTGAATAATATGCCGATTGATGGAGCAAGTATTGGTAAGAAGCCAAAGACAGGTTCAATTAACATGTATGAATATAGTGGAAGAAATTCTCTTGGTGATGGTATTTCATCACAGGGAAATGATCTAGGTCCCTGTTCATTAGTTGAGGAGAAGAGATGTGTTGAATCTTGTGATGAGAAAGTCATTCCGGAGGACTTTGGAACCACGGAAAGGTTCTTTTTTCCTGTAGATTCACGTCATGTGAAGGTGGGGGACAGCTTTGCATCTCGGAGAAGTTTCTCAACAGGAAATGAAGAACGGTCGCATGATGGATTTCCGAACCTTGAGCTTGCTTTAGGGGCAGAGACAAAACCTCAAAATAAGGGGATTCTGCCTTTCTTTGTTGGGGTAGTGGACAAGAAAAATAACCAGGACAAGCCTCCAGATAAACTGATAGACGATAAAGAGGATGATGTCTCTGcttctctttccctctctctttcCTTCCCTTTTCCGGACAAGGAACAACCTGTTAAACCAGTATCAAAATCAGAGCAGCTCCGGGCTGAAAGGCGCCATGTGAATACCTCACTGCTCCTCTTTGGCGGTTTTCCAGAGAAATAG
- the LOC107414804 gene encoding protein PARALOG OF AIPP2 isoform X1 yields the protein MLHKRKERTVEELYSATDVVMQPKITPVLRGSYRMQGPVDETDHDTQTNMVSFQSENKFDNCSMSRKVHMRGESGACNVCAAPCSSCMHFSRAIMGSKTDEYSDENCRVNIGSQYSVNGGDTSSSFKSKTCDSLQHTTSETSNLISVNSSHDSLSENADSKATLRSSNVADTLEVEMLPKLSSGGTTEEVELSPKPLCDIYSGAFTNKYEDPKGVEAHDDNISCVSRVNDAYASASNASRSVDRKNLSCSSASVSSLGPEESRKAHELVLSEVPPSKDVGAGISSPKEKKPSSYIQGKLPEGSLGHVDSSLVKDALADVVSDHKTVACKVTDPKKICLKAEAGNINDDGTPTNEVLKCSDQGQGEQEEKSSELGIGEPHLPSMSGDESDESDIVEHDVKVCDICGDAGREDMLAICSRCSDGAEHTYCMRKMLKSVPRGNWLCEECKFAEESSSQKQETEGKRMNKVSSSTHFSGKRIAENVEVAPAAKRQALEMSMGSPKASSPNRMGVLSRESSFKNLDKERVRSAQQTCLGNQSTNDMLETSRSSTAGPRLQTPKGTLLKSNSFNAGNSKPKVKLVDEVVPQKQKGAKEHTSLDIKERPSRMISKSMSFKSVNSSRSNVSDSKVKIISPKFSNVVDLKGLKQAKERNAFERKNLSKLDRPPVSSTTASSTASTLKADQASRVESSLVSHVSNNRDLKVVQCEGKPNISTKSTSNLARKTLETPIMSSVGASSTICGSATEQKLNQVSSKDEILPTYSSAIDKPSNNFDGTPPDGLPRLQETINQADKARESSVRPRPSAPVSPKGIFCQRCKEIGHAAELCTTGSPQASGNDALTARSSSREEMHRGSKLKDALYAAMLRKPEIYRNKRVLDQSDEFSPSNTDLNSEIACQDQVFVSNKLKNNILHEGSQEKKAITESSGSDSCTHSTVNNMMQDALPMTDVVFSSKVGDLDAAVPSVGKPMVKDFLGHASATLAFLSKFSPIPEYEYIWQGCFEVHRSGNILDLYGGIQAHLSTCASPRVLEMLHKFPQKLFLNEVPRMSTWPMQFHDGGAKEDNIALYFFAKDLESYERKYKSLLDGMIKNDLALKGNVEGVELLIFPSNQLPEKSQRWNMLFFLWGVFRTRRMHGPDSSKNVNIPSLDGISVEKHTPTAVMTLSENLCSPKRIDEESSSCGRNSNMFLTSNVPAQICAKVTVDCDEQKASPELTCLGLKANSVLKDSQLVSKSTSGVRLSEEMRCTSPSLQEVGLPKHGMGADVRPSLPAIGTHGSNMGEKMQLDRNYTSSLKTPLSNQEVVGVSGNVYEEKFSDSLGVSGSVGDMMPLDGVKRDGDQYKLEREVKEEDEHVNAEAALARDPMTKAVNCYQPSQRKRPHIDLMDTAPPASDLASQKMPWNGVNNMPIDGASIGKKPKTGSINMYEYSGRNSLGDGISSQGNDLGPCSLVEEKRCVESCDEKVIPEDFGTTERFFFPVDSRHVKVGDSFASRRSFSTGNEERSHDGFPNLELALGAETKPQNKGILPFFVGVVDKKNNQDKPPDKLIDDKEDDVSASLSLSLSFPFPDKEQPVKPVSKSEQLRAERRHVNTSLLLFGGFPEK from the exons ATGTTGCATAAACGGAAGGAACGGACAGTCGAAGAGCTCTACAGCGCAACGGACGTGGTTATGCAACCGAAG ATCACACCAGTTCTAAGAGGGAGTTATCGCATGCAAGGTCCTGTTGATGAGACTGATCATGATACTCAGACGAATATG GTGTCATTTCAATctgaaaacaaatttgataaCTGTTCCATGAGTCGTAAAGTTCATATGAGAGGTGAGTCTGGGGCCTGTAACGTCTGTGCTGCTCCCTGTTCATCGTGTATGCATTTCAGTCGAGCTATCATGGGGTCGAAGACTGATGAATATTCTGATGAGAACTGTCGTGTAAACATTGGTAGTCAGTATTCTGTCAATGGGGGTGATACTTCTTCGTCTTTTAAGAGTAAGACATGTGACAGCTTACAGCATACTACCAGTGAAACAAGTAACTTAATTAGTGTCAATTCTAGTCATGATTCTTTATCTGAAAATGCTGACAGCAAAGCAACCTTAAGGTCCTCTAATGTAGCTGATACTTTAGAAGTTGAAATGCTTCCTAAGTTGTCCTCTGGTGGAACCACTGAAGAGGTTGAACTTTCTCCTAAACCTCTGTGTGATATATATTCTGGTGCCTTCACAAATAAGTACGAGGATCCCAAAGGTGTAGAAGCTCATGATGataatatttcatgtgttaGTAGAGTCAATGATGCATATGCTTCAGCCAGCAATGCTAGCAGGAGTGTAGACAGGAAGAATTTGTCATGTAGTTCAGCTTCAGTTAGTAGTTTAGGCCCAGAAGAATCCAGAAAGGCACATGAGTTAGTCTTGTCGGAGGTGCCTCCTTCAAAAGATGTTGGTGCTGGCATTAGCTCGCCAAAG GAAAAGAAACCCTCTTCTTATATTCAGGGAAAACTGCCAGAAGGTTCACTTGGACATGTTGATTCTTCATTGGTGAAAGATGCATTAGCGGATGTTGTTTCTGACCACAAAACTGTTGCATGTAAGGTTACTGACCCTAAGAAAATTTGTCTAAAGGCGGAGGCAGGGAACATAAATGATGATGGGACTCCAACAAATGAAGTTTTGAAATGTTCGGATCAAGGACAAggtgaacaagaagaaaagtccaGTGAATTAGGCATTGGGGAGCCTCATTTGCCATCCATGTCTGGCGATGAAAGTGATGAATCTGACATTGTGGAGCATGAT GTAAAAGTATGTGATATTTGTGGAGATGCAGGACGAGAGGATATGCTTGCTATTTGTAGCCGCTGCAGTGATGGTGCAGAGCATAC CTATTGTATGCGGAAAATGCTTAAGTCTGTCCCTAGAGGTAACTGGCTGTGTGAGGAATGTAAGTTTGCTGAGGAAAGCAGTAGCCAGAAGCAAG AAACTGAGGGAAAAAGAATGAATAAAGTGAGTTCAAGCACACATTTCTCTGGTAAGAGGATTGCAGAAAATGTAGAAGTGGCTCCTGCTGCAAAAAGGCAGGCTCTTGAAATGAGCATGGGTTCACCCAAGGCATCTAGCCCCAACAGAATGGGTGTTCTATCCCGTGAGTCGTCATTCAAAAACTTAGATAAGGAGAGAGTTAGGTCAGCACAACAGACTTGTTTAGGGAATCAATCCACTAATGATATGTTGGAAACATCACGCTCTTCTACTGCTGGTCCAAGGCTTCAGACACCCAAGG GGACATTATTAAAGTCAAATTCCTTTAATGCCGGAAATTCCAAACCAAAAGTTAAGCTTGTGGATGAAGTTGTTCCGCAAAAGCAAAAGGGGGCTAAAGAGCATACTTCTCTCGATATCAAAGAGAGACCTTCCAGAATGATAAGCAAATCCATGTCATTTAAATCCGTGAACTCAAGCCGATCAAATGTATCTGATTCAAAAGTGAAAATAATCTCGCCCAAGTTTAGCAATGTTGTTGATCTTAAAGGACTGAAACAAGCAAAAGAGCGGAATGCATTTGAGAGGAAAAATTTGTCTAAACTAGATCGTCCTCCTGTTAGTTCAACTACAGCTAGTTCTACCGCTTCAACACTAAAGGCTGACCAAGCATCTCGTGTTGAATCCAGTTTGGTGTCACATGTAAGCAACAACCGGGATTTGAAGGTTGTTCAGTGTGAAGGAAAACCAAATATTTCTACAAAATCAACCAGCAACCTAGCTCGTAAAACTTTAGAAACTCCTATTATGTCATCAG TTGGAGCTTCATCTACCATATGCGGTTCTGCCACCGAACAGAAGCTGAACCAAGTTAGCTCTAAGGATGAAATCTTGCCCACTTATTCTTCGGCTATTGACAAACCATCAAATAATTTTGATGGAACTCCTCCAGATGGGTTACCTCGGTTGCAGGAAACAATAAATCAGGCTGATAAAGCCAGGGAAAGCTCTGTTCGCCCCAGGCCTAGTGCTCCAGTTAGTCCTAAAGGTATTTTCTGTCAAAGATGTAAAGAAATTGGTCATGCTGCAGAATTGTGCACAACTGGTAGTCCGCAGGCTTCTGGTAATGATGCATTGACTGCTAGAAGTTCTAGTAGGGAGGAAATGCACAGAGGCAGTAAATTGAAAGATGCACTTTATGCTGCTATGCTTAGAAAGCCCGAAATATACAGAAATAAAAGAGTGCTTGATCAATCTGATGAGTTTTCCCCATCAAACACAGACTTAAATAGTGAAATAGCCTGTCAAGATCAAGTTTTCGTTTCAAAtaagttgaaaaataatattttgcatGAAGGAtcacaagaaaagaaagcaataaCCGAGAGTTCTGGCTCTGACTCTTGCACACATTCAACTGTCAATAACATGATGCAGGATGCCTTGCCCATGACTGATGTTGTGTTTTCTTCAAAAGTAGGGGACTTGGATGCGGCTGTTCCTTCTGTTGGGAAACCGATGGTGAAAGACTTCTTGGGTCATGCTTCAGCAACCTTGGCCTTTCTCTCAAAGTTTTCGCCCATTCCAGAATATGAATACATCTGGCA GGGGTGTTTTGAGGTACATAGAAGTGGTAATATTCTGGATTTATATGGTGGAATTCAAGCACATCTATCAACTTGTGCATCGCCTAGAGTTCTTGAGATGCTACACAAGTTTCCTCAGAAACTTTTCCTGAATGAAGTACCTCGCATGAGCACCTGGCCAATGCAGTTTCATGACGGTGGTGCTAAAGAAGACAACATTGCTCTTTACTTCTTTGCCAAAGATCTTGAGAG TTATGAGAGAAAGTACAAGAGCCTGTTGGATGGTAtgataaaaaatgatttagctCTCAAAGGAAATGTTGAGGGTGTTGAGCTTTTGATATTTCCATCCAATCAGCTTCCTGAGAAATCACAGC GTTGgaatatgttatttttccttTGGGGTGTCTTCCGGACGAGGAGGATGCATGGTCCAGATTCATCCAAGAACGTAAATATTCCCAGTTTGGATGGGATTTCAGTGGAAAAACATACCCCTACTGCTGTCATGACTTTATCGGAGAATCTATGTTCACCAAAGCGTATAGATGAAGAATCTTCTTCATGTGGCAGGAATTCTAATATGTTTTTAACTTCCAATGTGCCTGCCCAGATCTGTGCCAAAGTAACTGTGGATTGTGATGAACAAAAAGCTTCTCCAGAGCTGACGTGTTTGGGTTTGAAAGCGAATTCAGTGCTGAAAGATAGCCAACTGGTCTCCAAATCTACGAGCGGTGTGCGCTTGTCTGAAGAAATGAGATGCACCAGCCCTTCCTTG CAAGAAGTTGGTCTTCCAAAGCATGGAATGGGTGCAGATGTCAGACCATCCCTCCCAGCCATTGGAACACATGGCTCGAACATGGGTGAGAAGATGCAACTTGATAGAAATTATACTTCATCTTTGAAAACTCCTCTTTCCAATCAAGAGGTGGTAGGTGTTTCAGGGAATGTTTATGAGGAGAAATTTTCAGATTCCCTTGGTGTTTCGGGAAGTGTTGGTGATATGATGCCTCTGGATGGAGTGAAAAGAGATGGGGATCAGTATAAACTTGAAAGGGAAGTGAAGGAAGAAGATGAGCATGTGAATGCAGAGGCAGCTTTGGCAAGAGATCCAATGACCAAAGCAGTCAACTGTTATCAGCCTAGTCAGAGGAAACGTCCGCACATAGATCTTATGGATACAGCTCCACCCGCTTCTGATCTTGCAAGTCAGAAAATGCCTTGGAATGGAGTGAATAATATGCCGATTGATGGAGCAAGTATTGGTAAGAAGCCAAAGACAGGTTCAATTAACATGTATGAATATAGTGGAAGAAATTCTCTTGGTGATGGTATTTCATCACAGGGAAATGATCTAGGTCCCTGTTCATTAGTTGAGGAGAAGAGATGTGTTGAATCTTGTGATGAGAAAGTCATTCCGGAGGACTTTGGAACCACGGAAAGGTTCTTTTTTCCTGTAGATTCACGTCATGTGAAGGTGGGGGACAGCTTTGCATCTCGGAGAAGTTTCTCAACAGGAAATGAAGAACGGTCGCATGATGGATTTCCGAACCTTGAGCTTGCTTTAGGGGCAGAGACAAAACCTCAAAATAAGGGGATTCTGCCTTTCTTTGTTGGGGTAGTGGACAAGAAAAATAACCAGGACAAGCCTCCAGATAAACTGATAGACGATAAAGAGGATGATGTCTCTGcttctctttccctctctctttcCTTCCCTTTTCCGGACAAGGAACAACCTGTTAAACCAGTATCAAAATCAGAGCAGCTCCGGGCTGAAAGGCGCCATGTGAATACCTCACTGCTCCTCTTTGGCGGTTTTCCAGAGAAATAG